From a single Flavobacteriales bacterium genomic region:
- a CDS encoding prolipoprotein diacylglyceryl transferase — MYPSITDLLRDLLGINIPLPIQTFGFFVAVAFLIASWFLSKELKRMELLGWMKPTHTKVMVGLPVTTGELVGAGILGFLLGYKLIYAAFHYSQLVDDPQGIILSTTGSWLGGLAAAAFAVWMKKREKDKQKLAKPQEKTVTMQPHELVGTMTLWAAAGGIIGAKVFDILEDPSQFMIDPIHTLLSFSGLTFYGGLIVGAYAVIRFARKFNIPILRLTDAAAPPLMLAYGIGRIGCQMAGDGDWGITNPAPKPGWMSFLPDWMWSFTYPHNVINHGEPIAGCVGKYCSELPVPVYPTPFYECVMAIGLFIFLWSIRKRFTQPGVMFSLYLLVNGLERFFIEKIRVNNTYHIAGMDITQAEIISFCLILLGIAGLIYFKRNKHATHATS, encoded by the coding sequence ATGTACCCAAGCATAACCGATTTACTACGAGACCTCCTGGGCATCAACATCCCGCTGCCCATACAAACCTTCGGCTTCTTTGTGGCCGTTGCATTCCTTATCGCCTCGTGGTTTCTCTCAAAAGAATTAAAACGCATGGAATTGCTCGGCTGGATGAAACCCACCCATACCAAAGTCATGGTAGGCTTACCCGTCACCACCGGTGAACTTGTTGGGGCCGGCATACTCGGGTTTTTGCTGGGATACAAACTCATCTATGCCGCATTTCATTACAGTCAACTGGTGGATGATCCACAGGGAATCATCCTATCGACCACGGGAAGCTGGTTGGGCGGACTGGCAGCTGCAGCGTTCGCCGTGTGGATGAAGAAACGCGAAAAGGACAAACAAAAACTCGCCAAGCCCCAGGAGAAAACCGTCACCATGCAGCCGCACGAACTCGTCGGAACCATGACCCTTTGGGCAGCTGCCGGCGGCATCATCGGTGCCAAGGTGTTCGACATCCTGGAAGACCCCAGCCAGTTCATGATAGACCCTATCCACACGTTGCTTTCATTCAGCGGACTTACCTTCTATGGCGGACTGATCGTGGGTGCTTATGCCGTGATCCGCTTTGCCAGGAAGTTCAACATCCCCATCCTGCGCCTGACCGACGCTGCCGCCCCGCCCCTCATGCTGGCCTATGGAATCGGTCGCATCGGCTGCCAGATGGCCGGCGACGGCGACTGGGGCATCACAAACCCTGCGCCCAAACCCGGATGGATGTCGTTCCTGCCCGACTGGATGTGGTCATTCACCTACCCGCACAACGTCATCAACCACGGAGAACCCATTGCCGGTTGCGTGGGTAAATATTGCTCGGAGCTCCCCGTTCCGGTTTACCCAACTCCCTTCTATGAATGCGTGATGGCCATCGGCCTGTTCATCTTCCTGTGGAGCATCCGCAAGCGCTTCACACAGCCCGGCGTGATGTTCTCGCTGTACCTGCTGGTGAACGGACTGGAACGTTTCTTCATCGAGAAAATCAGGGTCAACAACACCTACCACATTGCCGGTATGGACATCACCCAGGCCGAAATCATATCCTTCTGCCTCATCCTTCTGGGCATCGCCGGGTTGATCTATTTCAAACGAAACAAACACGCAACCCATGCTACCTCTTGA
- a CDS encoding response regulator transcription factor — protein sequence MAKSPKIRILLADDQFLTRKGLAALIAEQGNLEVVGEASTTQDLYKQTLIQHPHVIIINYNDESFSLEDITGLKKIAPETHFLAITPDQSQHVLQDAIDAGINGHILKRCSREEILEAISATAVGEKFFCSKVVDTLMQPARHEPSTTKTSGATCDPVNLSERELEIIRMVAASLTNKEIADKLFISPHTVTTHRKNIMSKLGLSNTAGLVMFAVKNNIVVG from the coding sequence GTGGCTAAATCTCCCAAGATCCGGATCCTGCTGGCCGACGACCAGTTCCTGACCCGCAAAGGACTTGCCGCATTGATTGCCGAACAGGGCAACCTGGAAGTGGTGGGTGAAGCTTCCACCACCCAGGATCTGTACAAACAAACACTGATCCAGCATCCCCATGTGATCATCATCAATTACAACGATGAATCCTTCAGCCTGGAAGACATCACCGGCCTGAAGAAGATCGCACCCGAAACCCATTTCCTCGCCATCACCCCCGATCAGTCACAGCATGTCCTCCAGGATGCCATCGATGCCGGCATCAACGGCCACATCCTCAAACGCTGTTCACGGGAAGAGATCCTGGAGGCCATTTCAGCCACGGCGGTCGGAGAAAAGTTCTTCTGCAGCAAGGTGGTCGACACCCTCATGCAACCCGCCCGCCACGAGCCTTCCACCACAAAAACCTCCGGCGCCACCTGCGACCCGGTGAACCTGTCGGAACGTGAACTGGAGATCATCCGCATGGTGGCCGCCAGCCTCACCAACAAGGAAATCGCCGACAAGCTGTTTATCAGTCCGCACACCGTTACCACCCACCGCAAGAACATCATGTCCAAACTGGGCCTGAGCAATACGGCCGGACTGGTGATGTTCGCCGTGAAGAACAACATTGTGGTGGGATGA
- the nth gene encoding endonuclease III, producing the protein MKKEERFRHVLDYFSKHNPDAETELLYDNPFSLLVAVILSAQCTDKRVNMVTPELLKAFPTPQSMSGVDAETVFPYIKSISYPNNKAKHLVGMSRMLVDDFGGQVPSDLKDLQKLPGVGRKTANVIASVVFDQPAMAVDTHVFRVAARIGLTTRAKTPLETEKQLVKHIPEHQLAVAHHWLILHGRYICIARNPKCDQCGIRKWCKFYETIDIRR; encoded by the coding sequence ATGAAAAAAGAAGAACGCTTCCGTCATGTGCTCGACTATTTCAGCAAACACAACCCCGACGCGGAAACCGAGCTGCTTTACGACAACCCCTTCTCGCTTCTCGTAGCCGTAATTTTGTCGGCACAGTGTACAGACAAACGCGTGAACATGGTCACCCCTGAGTTACTGAAAGCATTCCCCACCCCGCAATCCATGTCAGGGGTGGATGCCGAAACCGTATTCCCCTACATCAAAAGCATCAGCTACCCGAACAACAAGGCCAAGCACCTGGTGGGCATGTCGCGCATGCTGGTGGATGATTTCGGCGGACAGGTACCTTCCGACCTCAAAGACCTGCAAAAACTTCCGGGCGTGGGAAGGAAAACCGCCAACGTGATAGCATCTGTCGTGTTCGATCAACCGGCCATGGCCGTGGATACGCATGTGTTCCGCGTGGCAGCCCGCATCGGACTCACTACCCGCGCCAAAACACCGCTGGAAACCGAAAAACAACTGGTGAAGCACATCCCCGAACACCAGCTCGCCGTAGCCCACCACTGGCTCATTCTGCATGGCAGGTACATCTGCATTGCCCGCAACCCCAAGTGCGACCAGTGCGGCATCAGGAAGTGGTGTAAGTTTTATGAGACAATAGATATTAGACGGTAG
- a CDS encoding ferritin, which translates to MLSKKIEKALNDQVGNEAEAAFFYLAMASWCEGKSLEGCAAFLYRHFEEEKDHMLRLIHYINDAGGDAAVPAIKKQTANFSDIKAVFQTVLKHEIAVTTAINKLVDMCLKERDYSTHNFLQWYVAEQHEEEKLFRTVLDKIDIIGTDAKGLYWIDQEVGKLNAALAASEAGA; encoded by the coding sequence ATGCTTTCAAAAAAAATAGAAAAAGCCCTGAACGACCAGGTAGGCAACGAGGCTGAAGCCGCATTCTTTTATCTCGCCATGGCTTCATGGTGTGAAGGCAAAAGCCTGGAAGGCTGCGCCGCATTCCTCTACCGCCATTTTGAAGAAGAAAAAGATCACATGCTGCGACTCATCCACTACATCAATGATGCCGGTGGTGATGCAGCGGTTCCTGCCATCAAAAAACAAACAGCCAATTTCTCTGACATCAAAGCTGTGTTCCAGACCGTGCTCAAGCACGAAATCGCGGTAACCACTGCGATCAATAAATTGGTGGACATGTGCCTGAAGGAGCGCGACTATTCCACCCATAACTTCCTGCAATGGTACGTGGCCGAGCAGCATGAAGAGGAGAAGCTGTTCCGCACCGTCCTCGACAAGATCGATATCATCGGTACCGATGCGAAAGGACTGTACTGGATCGACCAGGAGGTGGGTAAACTCAATGCTGCACTTGCCGCTTCTGAAGCGGGCGCCTGA
- a CDS encoding ATPase, translating to MILLADSGGTKTHWCLLGSDGVSRSFFSGGMHPLVHSDEALQHTLTTEVLPALGTDSAGQVIFYGAACSSAERIAKVNRHLSAVFPDASIQVLHDMLGVARSVCGNDPGMVAILGTGSNAAYYDGDEVYSHVPSLGYVLGDEGSGAYIGKQWIRAVLYGEAPADLAARFLKETQVDKETVLRKVYIEPNANAFLASFCPFLHNHLHDAFVHDLVLTSFRLFLQRIVKKHEVWRELSLGCVGSVAFHFKPVLEEAAGLEGVRLGEVIRDPMEGLVRYYSRKS from the coding sequence ATGATCCTGCTTGCCGACAGCGGCGGAACCAAAACACACTGGTGTTTGCTGGGTTCCGATGGTGTTTCGCGTTCCTTTTTTTCAGGAGGGATGCATCCGCTGGTGCATAGCGATGAAGCGCTTCAGCATACCCTGACAACCGAGGTTCTGCCCGCGCTCGGAACCGATTCAGCCGGCCAGGTGATCTTTTACGGCGCCGCTTGCAGCAGTGCAGAACGTATTGCCAAGGTAAACCGACATCTGTCTGCAGTCTTTCCCGATGCATCCATTCAGGTATTGCATGACATGTTGGGTGTGGCGCGTTCCGTATGCGGCAACGACCCCGGCATGGTGGCGATTTTGGGAACCGGCTCCAATGCTGCCTATTACGATGGTGATGAGGTGTACAGCCATGTCCCTTCCCTTGGGTATGTTTTGGGTGATGAGGGCAGCGGCGCATACATCGGCAAGCAATGGATCAGGGCTGTGCTTTACGGAGAGGCCCCGGCCGATCTCGCTGCCCGGTTTTTAAAAGAAACCCAGGTCGACAAGGAAACGGTGCTCCGGAAGGTGTACATCGAACCCAACGCCAATGCCTTTCTCGCGTCTTTTTGTCCGTTCCTGCACAACCACCTGCATGATGCATTTGTGCATGACCTGGTGCTGACCTCCTTCCGGTTGTTCCTGCAACGCATCGTGAAAAAGCACGAGGTATGGCGGGAGTTGTCACTCGGATGTGTAGGTTCCGTGGCCTTTCATTTCAAACCGGTTCTGGAAGAAGCAGCCGGCCTTGAGGGGGTTCGCCTGGGGGAAGTGATCCGTGATCCGATGGAAGGACTGGTGCGTTATTATAGTCGTAAGTCGTAA
- a CDS encoding DUF4199 domain-containing protein — MSRKTFNLSAGVGLFAFILAEHFMGWDIGVYSSIATTGLLLATIIVTNYQGFRSGTQTDMREIFKNGLRASLTIGLFAAAGTVIVHKWLHPEFLEKIITETREVMTKEGQNEEAIANAIALKRKMFSPFVLSATTLFRVLFIGGLISLMTTAVFVVLKRKI, encoded by the coding sequence ATGAGCAGGAAGACTTTCAATCTGAGCGCCGGCGTTGGTTTGTTTGCTTTTATCCTCGCTGAACATTTTATGGGTTGGGATATCGGTGTATACAGCAGCATCGCTACCACCGGCCTGCTGCTCGCCACAATCATCGTGACCAATTACCAGGGGTTCCGGAGCGGCACGCAAACTGATATGCGGGAAATCTTCAAGAACGGCCTGCGGGCATCACTAACCATCGGGCTGTTCGCAGCAGCGGGAACAGTGATCGTTCACAAATGGCTTCATCCGGAATTCCTGGAAAAGATCATTACCGAAACACGGGAAGTCATGACGAAGGAAGGACAGAATGAAGAAGCCATTGCCAACGCCATCGCCCTGAAAAGAAAAATGTTCTCACCCTTTGTTCTGTCAGCCACTACACTTTTCCGTGTGTTGTTTATAGGCGGACTTATATCCCTGATGACCACGGCAGTGTTTGTGGTGTTAAAGCGAAAGATTTAA
- the pepE gene encoding dipeptidase PepE yields the protein MKRLLLLSNSTMPGEPFFTWPREELIGFLKDGGPVAFVPYAGISLGFDLYYDLVKRMLDQVGLTSFSLHQEKDPVAALNNAGAIMTGGGNTFCLVKTLHEQGLVKAIREKVLNGIPYVGWSAGANMAGPTMKTTNDMPIVQPASFDAFNLIPYQINPHYTEATLPNQGGESRLDRLKEFAIMNPGVPVACLPEGSLLHVEGDTITVKGKAIRLLTAPEVIKDIASGSTLPAQTASPA from the coding sequence ATGAAACGATTGTTGCTGTTGAGCAATTCAACCATGCCGGGTGAGCCTTTCTTCACCTGGCCGCGCGAAGAACTTATCGGTTTTCTGAAGGATGGCGGTCCGGTTGCCTTCGTTCCCTATGCCGGCATCTCGCTTGGCTTCGACCTGTATTACGACCTTGTGAAACGCATGCTCGACCAGGTAGGCCTGACCTCCTTTTCACTCCACCAGGAAAAAGATCCGGTTGCGGCCCTGAACAACGCCGGTGCGATCATGACCGGCGGCGGCAATACATTCTGCCTTGTGAAAACACTGCATGAACAAGGCCTGGTGAAGGCCATCCGTGAAAAGGTACTGAACGGGATACCTTACGTGGGATGGAGCGCCGGCGCCAATATGGCCGGGCCCACGATGAAAACCACCAATGATATGCCGATCGTGCAACCCGCCTCGTTCGATGCCTTCAACCTCATTCCTTACCAGATCAACCCGCACTACACCGAAGCCACACTGCCCAACCAAGGTGGAGAGAGCCGGCTGGACCGACTGAAAGAATTTGCAATCATGAACCCCGGGGTTCCGGTGGCCTGTCTGCCGGAGGGGAGCCTGCTGCATGTGGAGGGCGACACGATCACCGTCAAGGGAAAAGCCATTCGGTTGCTAACCGCACCCGAAGTGATCAAAGACATTGCATCCGGAAGTACCCTTCCCGCCCAAACAGCATCCCCGGCATGA
- a CDS encoding MFS transporter, whose translation MINNYLQLDRNTLRVIAAQFFLQLINVSFLAVLLIYMTKEGYADHESAGYYSYRYLGVLLFALPVGILIRNTRLKPFLVAPGIMVPTCSLVMLYAIHAHISWLLYIGTFCWGMFFTFVQVTALPYILRNTHPSYRSEAFALSYSTWSLSGILGGSLIASLHAINPDMFTERSILTLLSCLGFLSLYFALRVTKDNGPEADVPKTFHWKQYDWHLIGRGMLPTLLIATGAGLTMQFISLFFYNVHQVDSYPFATLQAVALILVFISIIIVPSIKRNLGYRTAITTTQSLAVGALVVLATTEYYAGTSIALYIAFGAYLIRQPLMNMSNPMASELVMNYVGKKNQEIISALTSATWNGSWYISAILFKFMRMHGVPYVHILLTTAGLYLIGIFLYHKLINAYEASEQTRLSNTL comes from the coding sequence TTGATCAACAACTACCTGCAACTGGACCGGAACACCCTGCGCGTGATCGCTGCACAGTTCTTTCTGCAGCTGATCAACGTGTCGTTTCTTGCCGTGTTGTTGATCTATATGACAAAGGAGGGCTACGCCGATCATGAAAGCGCCGGGTATTATTCTTACCGGTACCTGGGTGTATTGCTGTTCGCATTGCCGGTGGGTATCCTGATCCGCAACACACGGCTCAAACCCTTCCTCGTTGCGCCGGGCATCATGGTTCCCACCTGTTCCCTTGTGATGCTGTATGCCATCCATGCACACATATCGTGGTTGCTGTATATCGGCACCTTCTGCTGGGGCATGTTCTTCACCTTCGTGCAAGTCACCGCCCTCCCCTACATCCTCCGCAATACACATCCATCGTATCGCAGTGAGGCCTTTGCCCTGAGCTACAGCACCTGGAGCCTGAGCGGTATCCTGGGCGGCTCCCTGATCGCGTCACTCCACGCCATCAACCCGGACATGTTCACCGAACGCAGCATCCTCACCCTGCTGTCGTGTCTGGGTTTTCTAAGCCTATACTTCGCTTTGCGCGTTACCAAAGACAACGGACCGGAAGCGGACGTACCCAAAACCTTTCACTGGAAACAGTACGACTGGCACCTGATCGGTCGGGGCATGCTCCCGACTCTCTTGATCGCCACGGGTGCAGGACTCACCATGCAATTCATCAGCCTGTTTTTCTATAACGTTCACCAGGTAGACTCATACCCGTTCGCTACTTTACAAGCGGTAGCGCTGATACTGGTCTTCATCAGCATCATCATCGTACCCTCCATCAAACGCAACCTGGGGTACCGTACAGCCATCACCACCACCCAATCCCTGGCAGTGGGCGCATTGGTTGTGTTGGCCACCACCGAATATTATGCCGGTACTTCCATCGCACTGTACATTGCTTTCGGTGCCTACCTGATTCGTCAACCCCTCATGAACATGTCAAACCCCATGGCATCCGAACTTGTGATGAACTACGTGGGTAAGAAAAACCAGGAGATCATCAGTGCACTTACTTCTGCAACGTGGAACGGCTCATGGTACATCAGCGCCATCCTGTTCAAGTTCATGCGGATGCATGGTGTGCCCTATGTGCATATCCTGCTGACAACAGCCGGGCTCTACCTGATTGGAATTTTCCTGTACCACAAGCTGATCAATGCGTACGAAGCCAGCGAACAAACCCGGCTTAGCAATACGCTTTGA
- the miaA gene encoding tRNA (adenosine(37)-N6)-dimethylallyltransferase MiaA: protein MPHLIIIGGPTASGKTAVAVEAARLLKTELVNADSRQVYKEMFIGTARPTEEELKGISCHLTGHRSIHTPYTTADFEQEALNAISSLHKEHEHVVMAGGTGLYIQAICDGLDPMPDVPETIREDIQHQLETEGIESLQKELLEKDPVYHAQVDLQNPRRLIRALEVCRASGKPYSSFRKKTTTERPFRITRIALLADREELYQRIDQRVNAMMEKGLLNEAESLFEYRTLPAVNTIGYRELFLHLEGHCSLDEAVEKIKLNTRHYAKRQMTWFRNDGRFTWMYADEVMQRLES from the coding sequence GTGCCCCACCTCATCATCATCGGCGGCCCCACCGCCTCAGGCAAAACCGCCGTTGCGGTGGAGGCGGCGCGCTTACTGAAAACCGAATTGGTAAACGCGGATTCAAGGCAGGTGTATAAGGAAATGTTCATCGGTACCGCACGCCCAACAGAAGAGGAGCTGAAAGGCATATCATGTCACCTCACGGGCCACCGGTCCATCCACACCCCATACACCACGGCCGATTTCGAACAGGAAGCCCTGAATGCCATCTCTTCCCTCCACAAAGAACATGAACATGTAGTGATGGCAGGCGGCACCGGACTTTACATCCAGGCCATATGCGACGGGCTGGATCCCATGCCTGACGTGCCTGAAACCATTCGGGAAGACATTCAGCACCAACTCGAAACAGAGGGTATCGAATCTCTGCAAAAAGAATTGCTGGAAAAAGATCCGGTCTACCATGCACAGGTAGATCTCCAAAACCCGAGGCGCCTGATCCGCGCCCTGGAAGTTTGCCGTGCATCAGGTAAACCGTATTCATCCTTTCGAAAAAAGACAACCACGGAACGTCCATTCCGTATCACACGTATCGCGCTGCTTGCAGACCGCGAGGAATTGTATCAACGGATTGATCAAAGGGTGAACGCAATGATGGAAAAAGGACTGCTGAACGAAGCCGAATCGCTGTTTGAATACCGGACATTGCCGGCGGTAAATACCATCGGATACCGCGAACTTTTCCTGCACCTCGAGGGGCACTGCTCCCTGGATGAGGCCGTGGAAAAGATCAAACTCAACACCCGCCACTACGCCAAACGACAAATGACCTGGTTCAGGAACGATGGCCGGTTCACATGGATGTATGCCGATGAAGTGATGCAGCGATTGGAAAGTTAA
- a CDS encoding HD domain-containing protein, which translates to MAVLKSFTDQLTHPVFNTISDIASEKDQQAYVIGGFVRDLLLKRPCKDIDVVVTGSGIELAKEVSKRDGESSLVSVFKNFGTAMINYGDVEIEFVGARKESYRKNSRKPIVEDGTLEDDQRRRDFTINALAISLNKDDFGTLVDPFDGLKDLKKKLIRTPLDPFQTYSDDPLRMLRAIRFSSQLGFEIEQASYEAISGMKDRITIVSAERIADELNKIVLSPIPSVGFKHLFNTGLLAIIFPEMQELQGVQTVGNMSHKDNFYHTLQVLDNVAKTSDNLWLRWAAILHDIAKPATQRFEPGRGWTFHGHEDRGARMVPGIFRRLKLPLNDKMKYVQKLVRLHLRPIALVDGQVTDSAVRRLLFEAGDDIDDLMDLCEADVTSKNKVRVRRYLDNFALVREKLKEVEESDRIRNWQPPISGEEIIETFNIPPSKPVGDIKNAIREAILEGDIPNNYESAHRLMLELGEKMGLKVGKK; encoded by the coding sequence ATTGCCGTGTTGAAATCATTCACAGATCAACTCACCCACCCTGTATTCAATACCATCTCGGACATCGCCTCAGAAAAAGATCAGCAGGCGTACGTGATCGGTGGGTTCGTGCGTGACCTGTTGCTCAAACGTCCGTGCAAGGATATCGACGTGGTGGTGACCGGCAGTGGAATTGAACTGGCAAAGGAAGTTTCCAAACGTGACGGGGAAAGTTCCCTGGTGAGCGTGTTCAAGAATTTCGGCACCGCCATGATCAACTATGGCGATGTGGAAATCGAGTTCGTGGGCGCCCGGAAGGAATCCTACCGAAAGAACTCCCGCAAACCCATCGTGGAAGACGGCACCCTGGAAGACGACCAGCGCCGGAGGGACTTCACCATCAACGCCCTTGCCATCAGCCTCAACAAAGACGACTTCGGCACCCTGGTGGACCCGTTTGACGGCCTGAAAGACCTGAAGAAAAAACTGATCCGCACCCCACTCGATCCTTTCCAAACCTATTCTGACGACCCGCTGCGCATGCTTCGGGCCATCCGCTTCTCCAGCCAGCTCGGGTTCGAAATTGAACAGGCATCGTACGAAGCTATTTCGGGAATGAAGGACCGCATCACCATCGTTTCCGCCGAACGCATCGCCGATGAGCTCAACAAGATCGTGTTGTCACCCATTCCTTCCGTAGGTTTCAAACACCTCTTCAACACCGGACTACTGGCCATCATCTTCCCCGAAATGCAGGAATTGCAGGGCGTGCAGACCGTGGGAAACATGAGCCACAAAGACAACTTCTACCATACCCTCCAGGTGCTGGACAACGTGGCCAAAACCAGCGACAACCTATGGCTGCGCTGGGCCGCCATCCTCCATGACATCGCCAAACCCGCCACCCAGCGTTTTGAGCCCGGACGCGGATGGACATTTCACGGACACGAAGACCGCGGTGCACGCATGGTGCCCGGCATCTTCCGCCGCCTGAAACTGCCCCTGAACGACAAAATGAAGTATGTGCAGAAACTGGTCAGGCTGCACCTTCGTCCCATTGCACTGGTAGACGGGCAGGTAACCGACTCCGCCGTACGCCGCCTGCTGTTTGAAGCCGGTGACGACATCGACGACCTGATGGACCTGTGCGAAGCCGACGTGACCTCCAAGAACAAAGTGCGGGTGCGCAGGTACCTCGACAACTTTGCGCTTGTGCGGGAAAAGCTGAAAGAGGTGGAAGAAAGCGACCGCATCCGGAACTGGCAACCACCCATCAGCGGGGAAGAGATCATCGAAACGTTCAACATCCCCCCCAGCAAACCAGTGGGTGACATCAAGAACGCCATCCGCGAAGCCATCCTGGAAGGCGATATCCCCAACAACTACGAAAGCGCCCACCGGCTGATGCTGGAACTCGGCGAGAAGATGGGATTGAAAGTTGGGAAGAAGTAG
- a CDS encoding threonylcarbamoyl-AMP synthase, which yields MSQHYHIEQEVEKALPVLQKGGTILYPTDTIWGIGCDATQEDAVKKIYRIKQRQDSKSLITLVDSIDMLRDYLTLLPPGTEALMAQAKRPLTIIYPDAKGLAPNVISPDGSAAIRVVRHPFCQALVRALGKPLVSTSANLSGQPSPMSYGEIHPAILVGVDYVINLPSGLEDTKPSTIIKIDALGQQTLIRP from the coding sequence ATGAGCCAACATTACCATATCGAACAGGAAGTTGAAAAAGCGCTGCCCGTGCTCCAAAAAGGCGGCACGATTCTGTACCCCACCGACACCATCTGGGGCATCGGGTGTGACGCCACACAGGAAGATGCCGTAAAAAAGATCTATCGCATCAAGCAACGGCAGGATTCCAAAAGCCTCATCACACTGGTGGATTCCATTGACATGCTGAGGGATTACCTGACCCTGCTTCCGCCCGGAACCGAAGCGCTGATGGCCCAGGCCAAACGCCCCCTCACCATCATTTACCCGGATGCAAAAGGACTCGCACCCAACGTCATCTCGCCTGACGGAAGCGCAGCCATCCGTGTTGTGCGCCACCCGTTTTGCCAGGCTTTGGTGCGCGCCCTCGGAAAACCATTGGTTTCCACGTCAGCAAACCTGAGCGGCCAACCCAGTCCGATGTCTTACGGGGAGATACATCCCGCCATTTTGGTGGGTGTGGATTATGTGATAAATTTGCCCTCCGGTCTTGAGGACACCAAACCATCAACCATTATCAAAATTGACGCACTGGGACAACAAACTCTTATCAGGCCCTGA
- a CDS encoding glycosyltransferase family 9 protein, which translates to MRSYLIIQTAFIGDVILATSVAEALHAAFPEAMIDMVVRKGNEGLLEEHPFIRKVYVWDKKQAKFRSLARTIREIRKTRYDRVINLQRFLSSGIMTLRARTDSRAGFDKNPLSFTFSTRIHHVIGDGRHETERNHALISDLTGPEVSKPKLYINEEHLQEVAPLKKHPYLCMAPASVWFTKQLPAEQWIRLIRACNPKTIIYMLGAPSDAALCDEIIRKSGHNNLVNMAGKLSFLGSAALMHDAEMNYVNDSAPLHLASAVNARVTSFFCSTTPRFGFGPLSTYSIIAEATPQPECKPCGLHGLGKCPKKHFRCALDIPVAQFAFTA; encoded by the coding sequence TTGCGCTCCTACCTCATCATACAAACCGCTTTCATAGGCGATGTGATCCTGGCCACTTCGGTGGCGGAGGCGTTGCATGCCGCTTTCCCGGAAGCCATGATCGACATGGTTGTGCGCAAAGGAAATGAAGGTCTGCTGGAAGAACACCCGTTCATCCGCAAGGTGTATGTGTGGGATAAGAAACAAGCGAAGTTCCGCTCACTCGCGCGCACCATCCGGGAGATCCGCAAAACACGATACGATCGGGTGATCAACCTGCAGCGGTTCCTGTCAAGCGGCATCATGACCCTGAGGGCACGCACAGATTCGCGGGCAGGCTTCGACAAGAATCCATTGTCTTTCACCTTCAGTACCCGAATTCATCATGTGATCGGCGACGGCAGGCATGAAACCGAACGCAACCATGCCCTGATCAGCGATCTGACCGGACCGGAAGTGAGCAAGCCCAAACTCTATATCAACGAGGAACACCTGCAGGAAGTAGCCCCGCTGAAGAAACACCCCTACCTGTGCATGGCCCCCGCCAGCGTATGGTTCACCAAGCAACTGCCGGCCGAGCAATGGATCCGGCTGATCCGTGCATGCAACCCGAAAACCATTATTTACATGCTCGGGGCACCATCGGATGCGGCCCTGTGCGATGAGATCATCCGCAAGAGCGGTCACAACAACCTGGTGAACATGGCCGGCAAACTCAGCTTCCTGGGATCCGCAGCCCTGATGCATGACGCAGAGATGAACTATGTAAATGACTCCGCCCCGCTCCACCTCGCGTCGGCAGTGAATGCACGTGTCACATCGTTCTTCTGTTCCACAACACCGCGGTTCGGCTTCGGACCGCTGTCAACCTATTCCATCATTGCCGAGGCCACACCCCAGCCCGAATGCAAGCCCTGCGGATTGCACGGACTTGGCAAATGTCCGAAGAAGCACTTCAGGTGCGCACTCGACATACCCGTTGCCCAATTCGCCTTTACCGCATGA